A window of the Flavobacterium sangjuense genome harbors these coding sequences:
- a CDS encoding 3-oxoacyl-ACP synthase III family protein, with protein MSTKITGSGSYIPTEIVSNKDFAEHVFLNDDGTPFPHPNDIVAEKFLEITGIQERRYVTDDLQTSDIAFIAAKRAIEDSKIDPETLDYIIFAHNFGNVKKGAIQTDLLPSLATRVKFDLRIKNPKCVCYDMLFGCPGWVEGVIQAQAFIKAGMAKKCLVIGAETLSRVVDLHDRDSMIYSDGAGATIIEATDDEGGILAHETATFTYDEAYYLFFGNSFNKTHDPDVRYIKMHGRKIYEFALSQVPKAMKECLEKSGVDIKDIKKILIHQANEKMDEAIIQRFYKLHGQTPPDGIMPMSIHKLGNSSVATVPTLYDLLVKGQLENHSIKKGDVILFASVGAGMNVNAIVYKM; from the coding sequence ATGAGTACAAAAATAACCGGTTCCGGGAGTTATATTCCGACTGAAATAGTATCCAATAAAGATTTTGCCGAACACGTTTTTTTGAATGATGACGGAACACCATTTCCACATCCGAATGATATCGTTGCCGAAAAATTTCTGGAAATAACAGGTATTCAGGAACGTCGCTATGTTACTGATGATTTGCAAACTTCTGACATTGCATTTATTGCTGCAAAAAGAGCCATTGAAGATTCAAAAATTGATCCTGAAACGTTGGATTATATCATTTTTGCCCACAACTTTGGGAATGTAAAAAAGGGAGCTATTCAAACCGATTTATTACCAAGTTTGGCAACCAGAGTCAAATTTGATTTGCGTATAAAAAACCCAAAATGCGTTTGCTATGACATGCTTTTTGGTTGTCCGGGTTGGGTTGAAGGTGTTATTCAGGCGCAGGCATTTATAAAAGCCGGTATGGCTAAAAAATGTTTGGTTATCGGAGCCGAAACCCTTTCCCGCGTAGTTGATTTACACGACAGAGATTCTATGATTTATTCGGATGGTGCCGGCGCTACTATCATTGAAGCTACTGATGATGAAGGCGGAATTTTGGCACACGAAACGGCAACGTTCACTTATGATGAAGCCTATTATTTATTTTTTGGGAATTCATTCAATAAAACGCATGATCCCGATGTGCGTTATATCAAAATGCACGGAAGAAAGATTTATGAATTTGCTTTAAGTCAAGTACCAAAAGCCATGAAAGAATGTCTGGAAAAAAGCGGCGTTGATATTAAAGACATTAAAAAAATACTCATCCATCAGGCTAATGAAAAAATGGATGAAGCCATTATCCAAAGATTTTATAAACTTCACGGTCAAACACCACCGGACGGAATTATGCCAATGAGCATTCACAAATTGGGTAATTCAAGTGTGGCAACCGTTCCAACATTATATGATTTATTGGTAAAGGGCCAACTTGAAAATCATTCGATTAAAAAAGGTGATGTTATTCTTTTTGCTTCGGTTGGCGCCGGAATGAATGTCAATGCTATCGTATATAAAATGTAA
- a CDS encoding group III truncated hemoglobin — MHDILNQDDLYLLVDEFYKKLLSDDSISYIFTDVVKIKIEEHLPILVTFWSQAILGTGGYTKNLTQIHLDVNAKEYLSPELFKIWLNHFFTTVDENFKGEKAEQIKTQALSIGTIMQIKIAQEKGKKM; from the coding sequence ATGCACGACATCCTAAACCAAGACGATTTATACTTACTTGTTGATGAATTCTACAAAAAATTATTGTCGGATGATTCTATAAGTTACATTTTCACAGATGTTGTTAAGATTAAAATCGAAGAGCATTTGCCGATTCTGGTTACCTTTTGGTCTCAAGCAATCCTCGGAACTGGAGGTTATACCAAAAATTTGACTCAAATACATTTGGATGTGAATGCTAAAGAATACCTTTCGCCTGAGCTGTTTAAAATATGGCTCAACCATTTTTTTACTACTGTTGATGAAAACTTCAAAGGCGAAAAAGCAGAACAAATAAAAACACAGGCTTTGAGTATTGGCACCATAATGCAGATAAAAATAGCACAGGAAAAAGGCAAAAAGATGTGA
- the gcvP gene encoding aminomethyl-transferring glycine dehydrogenase: protein MRTDAFALRHIGPRENDLNHMFKTIGVENFDQLIYETIPDDIRLKNDLNLDAPMTEYEYSQHIHELGKKNKVYKSYIGLGYHPTIIPAVIQRNVFENPGWYTAYTPYQAEIAQGRLEAILNFQTTVIELTGMEIANASLLDEGTAAAEAMALLFDVRTRDQKKINTNKFFVSEEILPQTLSILQTRSTPLNIELVVGNHEDFDFSTDFFGAILQYPGKYGQVNDYAGFIAKASESDIKVAVAADILSLAKLTSPGEMGAAVVVGTTQRFGIPMGYGGPHAAYFATKEEYKRSMPGRIIGVSIDANGNRALRMALGTREQHIKREKATSNICTAQVLLAVMAGMYAVYHGPKGLRYIANKVHSSAVTLADALNKLGVYQTNSAFFDTISVKADAQKVKAIAEKNKVNFYYVDADTISISLNETTSIADINQIIAIFAEATGKDKVTVSNLSTSDNFVAGLERKSAFLMHDVFNNHHSESQLMRYIKKLERKDLSLNHSMISLGSCTMKLNAAAEMLPLSMANWNSIHPFAPIEQAEGYITMLKKLEQQLNVVTGFAGTTLQPNSGAQGEYAGLMAIRAYHLSRGDNHRNVCLIPSSAHGTNPASAAMAGMHIIVTKTMENGNIDVEDLRARAIEHAADLSCLMVTYPSTHGVFESAICEITKIIHDNGGLVYMDGANMNAQVGLTNPATIGADVCHLNLHKTFAIPHGGGGPGVGPICVNEKLVPFLPTNPIIPVGGNNAITAISSAPYGSALVCLISYGYITMLGAEGLKSSTEHAILNANYMKARLEEHYPVLYSGEMGRAAHEMILDCRSFKQNGIEVTDIAKRLMDYGFHAPTVSFPVAGTLMVEPTESEDLAELDRFCDAMISIRKEIDAASADDANNVLKNSPHTLAMLTSNDWNMPYTREQAAYPLDYIHENKFWPSVRRVDDAYGDRNLVCSCAPIEAYM, encoded by the coding sequence ATGAGAACAGACGCATTTGCACTACGCCACATAGGTCCACGTGAGAACGACCTAAACCACATGTTCAAAACCATAGGAGTTGAAAACTTTGACCAACTAATTTATGAAACGATTCCGGATGATATTCGTTTGAAAAACGATCTGAATTTGGATGCACCAATGACTGAATATGAGTATTCGCAACACATTCATGAATTAGGCAAAAAAAATAAAGTATACAAATCGTACATCGGGTTGGGTTATCACCCAACAATTATTCCGGCTGTAATTCAAAGAAATGTTTTTGAAAATCCGGGTTGGTATACTGCTTACACGCCTTATCAGGCGGAAATTGCACAAGGAAGATTAGAAGCTATTTTGAATTTTCAAACTACTGTTATCGAGTTAACGGGAATGGAAATCGCAAATGCTTCGCTATTAGACGAAGGAACTGCTGCAGCTGAAGCCATGGCTTTATTGTTCGATGTTCGTACTCGTGACCAAAAGAAAATCAACACAAATAAATTCTTCGTTTCTGAAGAAATATTGCCACAAACCTTATCCATACTACAAACGCGTTCTACTCCACTAAACATTGAATTAGTGGTGGGAAATCATGAAGATTTTGATTTCTCTACTGATTTCTTCGGTGCGATTTTACAATATCCTGGTAAATATGGTCAGGTAAATGATTACGCCGGATTTATCGCTAAAGCAAGTGAAAGCGATATTAAAGTAGCCGTTGCTGCCGATATTTTGTCATTGGCAAAATTGACTTCTCCCGGTGAAATGGGTGCTGCAGTTGTTGTAGGAACTACACAACGTTTCGGAATTCCAATGGGTTATGGTGGACCGCACGCGGCTTACTTTGCGACTAAAGAAGAATATAAGCGTTCGATGCCGGGAAGAATTATTGGCGTTTCTATTGATGCAAACGGTAACCGTGCCTTACGTATGGCTTTGGGAACCCGTGAGCAACATATCAAACGTGAAAAAGCAACTTCTAATATTTGTACGGCTCAGGTTTTACTTGCTGTTATGGCCGGAATGTATGCGGTTTATCACGGACCAAAAGGATTGCGTTATATTGCTAACAAAGTACATTCATCTGCGGTTACATTGGCAGATGCTTTGAATAAATTAGGTGTTTACCAAACAAATTCAGCTTTCTTCGATACGATTTCTGTAAAAGCGGATGCACAAAAAGTAAAAGCGATTGCTGAGAAAAACAAAGTAAATTTCTATTATGTTGATGCCGATACGATTTCGATTTCATTAAACGAAACCACTTCTATTGCTGACATCAATCAAATCATAGCCATTTTTGCAGAAGCAACCGGAAAAGATAAAGTAACTGTTTCTAACTTATCAACTTCTGATAATTTCGTTGCTGGCCTGGAAAGAAAATCAGCTTTCCTGATGCATGATGTTTTCAACAACCATCATTCTGAATCTCAGTTGATGCGTTATATCAAAAAATTAGAGCGCAAAGATTTATCGTTAAATCATTCTATGATTTCTTTAGGTTCTTGCACAATGAAATTGAATGCCGCTGCCGAAATGTTGCCGTTATCAATGGCAAACTGGAACAGCATTCACCCTTTTGCGCCTATCGAGCAAGCAGAAGGTTATATCACGATGCTTAAAAAATTAGAGCAACAATTGAACGTAGTAACCGGTTTTGCCGGAACTACTTTGCAGCCTAATTCGGGTGCACAAGGCGAATATGCCGGACTTATGGCGATTCGTGCTTATCATTTATCACGTGGTGACAATCACAGAAATGTATGTTTGATTCCATCTTCGGCACACGGAACAAATCCTGCTTCAGCAGCAATGGCCGGAATGCACATTATAGTTACCAAAACCATGGAAAACGGTAATATCGATGTGGAAGATTTAAGAGCCAGAGCAATAGAGCACGCAGCTGATTTGTCTTGTTTGATGGTAACCTATCCATCAACTCATGGCGTTTTTGAAAGTGCTATTTGTGAAATCACCAAAATCATTCACGACAATGGCGGTTTGGTTTATATGGATGGTGCCAATATGAATGCGCAGGTTGGATTAACAAATCCGGCAACAATTGGTGCTGACGTATGCCACTTAAACTTACACAAGACTTTCGCTATTCCTCATGGTGGTGGTGGTCCCGGAGTTGGGCCAATTTGTGTAAACGAAAAATTAGTGCCGTTTTTACCAACCAACCCAATCATTCCGGTAGGTGGAAATAATGCGATTACTGCCATTTCTTCTGCGCCTTATGGTTCAGCTTTGGTTTGTTTGATATCGTATGGTTATATCACAATGCTTGGTGCGGAAGGACTAAAAAGCTCTACGGAACACGCTATTTTGAATGCCAATTATATGAAAGCCCGTTTAGAAGAGCATTATCCGGTTTTATATTCGGGAGAAATGGGACGTGCAGCTCACGAAATGATTTTGGATTGTCGTTCGTTCAAACAAAACGGAATTGAAGTTACTGATATCGCAAAACGTCTGATGGATTATGGTTTCCATGCGCCAACAGTTTCTTTCCCGGTTGCCGGAACCTTGATGGTTGAACCAACAGAATCGGAAGATTTAGCTGAGTTAGATCGTTTTTGTGATGCAATGATTTCGATCAGAAAAGAAATTGATGCGGCTTCTGCTGACGATGCAAATAACGTATTGAAAAATTCACCACATACTTTGGCGATGCTGACTTCCAACGATTGGAATATGCCATACACCAGAGAACAAGCAGCGTATCCATTGGATTATATTCACGAAAACAAATTCTGGCCAAGTGTGCGTCGTGTTGATGATGCGTATGGCGACAGAAATTTAGTTTGTTCTTGTGCGCCAATTGAAGCGTATATGTAA
- a CDS encoding UbiA prenyltransferase family protein: MSILKRLLDFYINSSIHVALAVYALVRMTGYLFDIASIDVPALFAFFGTIVGYNFVKYDALARTQKLQMRTELKAIAVLSSLSFLATCYYFFQLEQVTKIIAVVFLILTMLYTLPFFPNRNNARNWAGVKIYIVALCWVGVTLFLPIINVGIPLTFDIFVLAVQRFILIFVLILIFEIIDLKVDDPNLKTVPQQIGVDHTKIVGAVLLLLFILLCFFQIDFSFPSLFVRSGVAFTIFLFLLFAHEKQSKYYSTFWVESIPILWWVLILVTTKI, encoded by the coding sequence ATGAGCATTTTAAAGCGACTTCTCGACTTTTATATCAACAGCAGTATTCATGTCGCGCTGGCTGTTTATGCTTTGGTGCGAATGACGGGTTATTTGTTTGATATAGCCAGTATAGATGTGCCGGCTTTGTTTGCTTTTTTTGGTACAATCGTTGGCTATAATTTTGTGAAGTACGATGCTTTGGCACGAACACAAAAACTACAAATGCGAACCGAATTAAAGGCGATTGCTGTCTTGAGTTCCCTTTCTTTTTTGGCAACCTGCTATTACTTTTTCCAACTGGAACAAGTAACAAAAATCATCGCTGTTGTCTTTCTGATATTGACAATGCTGTACACTTTGCCTTTTTTTCCAAATCGGAATAATGCCCGGAATTGGGCTGGCGTAAAGATTTACATTGTGGCACTTTGCTGGGTTGGAGTGACTTTGTTCTTACCAATTATTAATGTTGGAATTCCATTGACATTCGATATTTTTGTACTTGCTGTTCAGCGTTTTATTTTAATTTTTGTGCTGATATTGATTTTTGAAATTATCGATTTGAAGGTTGATGACCCCAATTTAAAAACAGTGCCACAGCAAATAGGAGTAGATCATACAAAAATTGTTGGTGCTGTTTTACTGTTACTGTTTATACTGTTATGTTTTTTCCAAATTGATTTTAGCTTTCCGTCATTGTTCGTCAGATCGGGAGTCGCTTTTACCATTTTTCTTTTTCTGCTTTTTGCCCACGAAAAACAGTCAAAATACTATAGCACATTTTGGGTAGAAAGTATACCGATTTTGTGGTGGGTTTTAATATTAGTGACTACAAAAATATGA
- a CDS encoding large conductance mechanosensitive channel protein MscL, with protein sequence MMNREVLFFGFRFTVLTFSLLAFAWTICLFGVLPYFLHSNGWVYIFYTFGALILAGFVNRKLLLLLVAVFFISKTAVIWFQNFMLVFSGFLATFIYRLFVYKSFWMTITHFLIITFSVFIYYTLLIKVIRIVEED encoded by the coding sequence ATGATGAATAGGGAAGTTTTATTTTTCGGGTTTAGATTTACGGTTCTTACTTTTTCATTGCTGGCATTTGCCTGGACCATTTGCCTGTTTGGTGTTTTGCCCTATTTTTTGCATAGCAACGGTTGGGTTTATATTTTCTATACTTTTGGTGCCTTGATTCTTGCAGGTTTTGTGAACAGAAAATTACTCCTTTTGCTTGTAGCTGTTTTTTTTATCAGTAAAACAGCCGTAATCTGGTTCCAGAATTTCATGCTTGTTTTTAGTGGCTTTCTGGCAACTTTTATCTACCGCTTGTTTGTTTATAAAAGTTTTTGGATGACCATCACTCATTTTCTGATTATCACATTCAGCGTTTTTATCTATTACACTTTGCTGATTAAAGTGATAAGAATAGTTGAAGAAGATTAG
- a CDS encoding SRPBCC family protein — protein MTTIHLITKIKAPIQTVFDLSRNIDIHKLSTAKSNEKAIAGVTGGMINLNETVTFKGKHFGIYLKHQSKITEMENPDYFVDEMIKGYFKFFRHEHSFVSQNGTTAMIDFLQYETPLGIFGTLFDKLILKKHLTSFIEERNEFIKNLAEKNNC, from the coding sequence GTGACCACAATTCATCTCATCACCAAAATAAAAGCGCCAATTCAAACTGTTTTCGATTTAAGCCGAAACATTGACATCCATAAATTGTCAACAGCTAAATCAAATGAAAAAGCCATTGCCGGAGTTACAGGCGGAATGATAAATCTAAATGAAACAGTTACCTTTAAAGGAAAGCATTTTGGAATTTATTTAAAGCATCAAAGCAAAATCACAGAAATGGAAAACCCTGATTATTTTGTTGATGAGATGATAAAAGGTTATTTTAAGTTCTTTCGTCACGAACATAGTTTTGTAAGCCAAAATGGAACAACTGCCATGATTGATTTTCTTCAATATGAAACTCCACTTGGTATTTTTGGAACGCTATTCGATAAATTGATTTTGAAAAAGCATTTAACTTCTTTCATAGAGGAAAGAAATGAATTCATTAAAAATTTAGCAGAGAAAAACAACTGCTAA
- a CDS encoding GbsR/MarR family transcriptional regulator, giving the protein MKFKEAKNKFVQTWGALGSQWGINKTMAQIHALLMVSNEAVSMEDIMEELQISRGNASMNLRALMDWGIVYKEYKAGERREFFTAEKDLDELAVKISKERSKREIKPALKVLKEVSSIEANATAEERHFVEQTTKLYDFVLKADNVMDKITEYKDNWLAQILVKFMK; this is encoded by the coding sequence ATGAAATTCAAAGAAGCTAAAAATAAATTCGTTCAGACATGGGGAGCATTAGGCTCACAATGGGGTATTAACAAAACCATGGCTCAGATTCATGCGTTATTGATGGTATCGAATGAAGCGGTTTCAATGGAAGACATAATGGAAGAATTGCAGATTTCAAGAGGAAACGCTTCTATGAATTTGAGAGCATTAATGGATTGGGGAATCGTTTACAAAGAATACAAAGCCGGAGAAAGAAGAGAGTTTTTCACAGCTGAAAAGGATTTAGATGAATTGGCCGTAAAAATTTCAAAAGAAAGAAGCAAAAGAGAAATCAAACCAGCTTTGAAAGTTTTAAAAGAAGTTTCTTCGATTGAAGCCAATGCAACAGCAGAAGAAAGACACTTTGTAGAGCAAACAACCAAATTATACGATTTTGTTTTAAAAGCCGATAATGTTATGGACAAAATCACAGAATACAAAGACAATTGGTTGGCACAAATTCTGGTTAAGTTTATGAAATAA
- a CDS encoding M3 family metallopeptidase, translating into MKILTQKFNTKHNTAPFSQIKLEDYQTAFEENIAKARTEVDAITNNPEAPTFENTIEALDFSGEALDRLSSIFFNMNSAETCEEMQKIAQDVSPLLTAFSNDIALNEDLFKRVKAVYEQKDKLNLTTEQATLLDKKFKSFSRNGALLPEDKKARLREIDTDLSKLKLTYGENVLAETNNYQLHITNENDIKGLPEGTVEAAASLAKSKNMEGWIFTLDYPSYIPFVTYADNRELRKELAIANGKKAFQNNEFDNQEIALKIAKLRFERANLLGYKTHSDFVLEERMAQTPEKVKSFLNDLLAKAKPAAEKEFAQLTAFAKELDGIDQLEKWDGAYYSEKLKQKLFDFDDEQLKPYFKLENVLNGAFTVAEKLFGIRFKEVFDIDKYHEDVQTFEVLDFQNELVAIFYADFFPRKGKRNGAWMTSFKPQYIKDGVNERPHVSIVCNFSPPTESKPSLLTFNEVTTLFHEFGHALHGMLANTTYPSLSGTSVYWDFVELPSQVMENWCYEPEALAIFAKHYETGEIIPQEFVNKIKESASFLEGMATLRQLSFGILDMAFHSNNPNAITDVKAFEKVAFDGTSLYPDVEENCMSVSFSHIFQGGYSSGYYSYKWAEVLDADAFAYFQEKGIFNTEVATKFKENVLSKGGTELPMELYKRFRGQEPKPEALLKRAGLI; encoded by the coding sequence ATGAAAATCCTAACACAAAAATTCAACACAAAACACAATACGGCACCTTTTAGTCAAATCAAATTAGAAGATTATCAAACCGCTTTCGAAGAAAACATCGCCAAAGCCAGAACTGAAGTTGATGCCATTACCAACAATCCGGAAGCACCAACTTTCGAAAATACTATCGAAGCATTAGATTTTTCAGGCGAAGCTTTAGACCGATTATCGTCGATTTTCTTTAATATGAATTCGGCTGAAACTTGTGAAGAAATGCAAAAAATTGCGCAGGATGTTTCTCCGTTATTAACTGCTTTCAGTAACGATATTGCGTTAAATGAAGATTTGTTCAAACGTGTAAAAGCAGTTTACGAACAAAAAGACAAGCTAAATTTAACAACAGAACAAGCCACATTATTAGATAAAAAATTCAAAAGCTTTTCCCGAAACGGAGCACTTTTACCAGAAGATAAAAAAGCACGTTTACGTGAAATTGATACGGATTTGTCCAAACTAAAACTGACTTACGGGGAAAATGTGCTGGCGGAAACCAACAATTATCAATTGCATATTACCAATGAAAACGATATAAAAGGTTTGCCGGAAGGAACAGTTGAAGCCGCGGCAAGTCTGGCAAAATCAAAAAATATGGAAGGCTGGATTTTCACTTTGGATTACCCAAGTTATATTCCGTTTGTTACCTATGCCGACAATCGCGAACTTAGAAAAGAATTGGCGATTGCCAACGGTAAGAAAGCATTCCAAAATAACGAATTCGACAATCAGGAAATTGCGTTGAAGATTGCCAAATTACGTTTTGAACGTGCTAATTTATTAGGTTACAAAACCCATTCTGATTTTGTTCTCGAAGAACGAATGGCACAAACTCCGGAAAAAGTAAAATCGTTTTTGAATGATTTGTTAGCCAAAGCCAAACCGGCAGCCGAGAAAGAATTTGCACAATTAACCGCTTTCGCAAAAGAACTCGACGGAATTGATCAATTGGAAAAATGGGATGGTGCTTACTATTCAGAAAAACTAAAACAAAAACTTTTCGATTTTGATGACGAACAATTAAAGCCATATTTCAAACTGGAAAATGTTTTGAATGGTGCGTTTACTGTGGCTGAAAAGTTATTCGGGATCAGATTCAAAGAAGTTTTTGATATTGATAAATACCATGAAGATGTGCAGACTTTTGAAGTTTTGGATTTCCAAAATGAATTGGTTGCCATTTTCTATGCCGACTTTTTTCCAAGAAAAGGGAAACGAAATGGCGCGTGGATGACTTCTTTCAAACCACAATATATAAAGGATGGTGTTAACGAAAGACCGCATGTTTCTATAGTGTGCAACTTTTCGCCTCCAACCGAAAGCAAACCTTCACTCCTGACCTTTAACGAAGTAACGACTTTGTTTCATGAATTTGGACACGCTTTACACGGCATGTTGGCCAATACTACTTATCCAAGTTTATCGGGAACTTCTGTTTATTGGGATTTTGTGGAATTGCCAAGTCAGGTGATGGAAAACTGGTGCTACGAGCCAGAAGCCTTGGCGATTTTTGCCAAACATTATGAAACGGGAGAAATCATTCCACAGGAATTTGTAAATAAAATTAAAGAAAGTGCCAGCTTTTTAGAAGGAATGGCAACGTTGCGCCAATTGAGTTTCGGGATTTTAGATATGGCTTTCCACAGTAACAATCCAAATGCGATTACGGATGTAAAAGCGTTTGAAAAAGTCGCATTTGATGGAACGTCTTTATATCCTGATGTGGAAGAAAACTGCATGAGTGTTTCGTTTTCGCATATTTTTCAAGGTGGCTATTCTTCGGGTTATTACAGCTACAAATGGGCAGAAGTTCTCGATGCCGATGCGTTTGCGTATTTTCAGGAAAAAGGAATTTTCAACACTGAAGTCGCGACCAAATTCAAAGAAAACGTATTGTCAAAAGGCGGAACCGAATTACCGATGGAATTATACAAACGCTTCCGCGGACAGGAACCAAAACCTGAAGCTTTACTTAAGCGAGCGGGATTAATTTAG
- the purE gene encoding 5-(carboxyamino)imidazole ribonucleotide mutase, with amino-acid sequence MSKVAIIMGSKSDLPVMQEAIDILKSFDIETEVDIVSAHRTPEKLFDFSKKAHTRGITVIIAGAGGAAHLPGMVASMSPLPVIGVPVKSSNSIDGWDSVLSILQMPGGVPVATVALNGAKNAGILAAQIIGSHDKMVLDKIIIYKESLKDAVNKSSDEMKK; translated from the coding sequence ATGAGCAAAGTAGCCATAATCATGGGTTCAAAATCAGATTTACCCGTAATGCAGGAAGCCATCGACATTCTAAAAAGTTTTGACATCGAGACCGAAGTCGATATTGTTTCGGCACACCGAACGCCGGAAAAATTATTTGATTTCAGTAAAAAAGCACATACGCGTGGCATTACAGTAATTATTGCCGGAGCTGGTGGTGCAGCACATTTACCTGGTATGGTTGCTTCTATGTCGCCATTGCCTGTGATTGGCGTTCCCGTAAAATCGAGCAATTCTATTGATGGTTGGGATTCAGTTTTGTCTATTTTGCAAATGCCTGGCGGCGTTCCTGTGGCAACTGTGGCGCTTAACGGAGCAAAAAACGCCGGAATTCTGGCAGCACAAATTATCGGAAGCCACGACAAAATGGTACTTGATAAAATTATCATTTACAAAGAATCTCTAAAAGATGCGGTGAACAAATCATCGGATGAAATGAAAAAATAG
- a CDS encoding 5-(carboxyamino)imidazole ribonucleotide synthase has protein sequence MNYFSSDFKLGILGGGQLGKMLLAETRKFDIQTYILDPSREAPSQFGATHFSIGDLMDFNTVYEFGKKVDLLTIEIENVNLDALDKLEAEGQKVFPSPKTLRLIQNKGIQKDFYVQHNIPTSAHQRFVNLDDLKSNCLTFPFVWKCAQFGYDGNGVKVVRSIDDIGNLPNVECVAEQMVSFKNELAVIVARSASGEVKTYPVVEMEFHPEANQVEYVICPARIDTKVAQKATEIALQVSKAYNHVGLLAVEMFQTHDNEILVNEVAPRPHNSGHYSIEASYTSQFENHLRAILGLPLGNTASKVAGIMVNLVGAEGYSGNVIYENIEKIMAIDGVTPHIYGKKETRPFRKMGHVTIVNEDMKEARRIAEEVKNSIKVISKKLL, from the coding sequence ATGAACTATTTCTCTTCCGATTTTAAACTAGGAATTCTCGGTGGCGGACAATTAGGCAAAATGCTATTGGCCGAAACCCGAAAATTCGATATTCAAACCTACATTCTCGATCCAAGCAGAGAAGCTCCATCACAATTTGGTGCTACTCATTTCTCTATTGGTGATTTAATGGATTTTAATACCGTTTATGAATTTGGAAAAAAAGTCGATTTGCTAACCATCGAAATTGAGAATGTAAATCTTGACGCTTTGGACAAACTGGAAGCCGAAGGGCAAAAAGTTTTTCCATCTCCAAAAACATTGCGACTCATTCAGAACAAAGGCATTCAAAAAGATTTTTATGTACAGCATAACATTCCGACTTCAGCACACCAACGTTTTGTAAATCTTGATGATTTAAAATCAAATTGTCTAACTTTCCCTTTTGTATGGAAATGCGCCCAGTTTGGTTACGACGGAAATGGCGTAAAAGTAGTTCGCTCCATTGATGATATCGGAAATTTACCAAATGTGGAATGCGTCGCTGAGCAAATGGTTTCGTTTAAAAACGAACTGGCCGTAATTGTCGCTCGTTCTGCTTCCGGAGAAGTAAAAACCTATCCTGTTGTAGAAATGGAATTCCATCCCGAAGCCAATCAAGTGGAATATGTAATTTGTCCGGCTCGAATTGATACTAAAGTAGCTCAAAAAGCAACTGAAATAGCATTACAAGTTTCAAAGGCTTATAACCATGTTGGTTTGCTTGCCGTTGAAATGTTTCAAACGCATGATAATGAAATTTTGGTAAACGAAGTCGCGCCTAGACCACACAATTCGGGACATTACAGTATTGAAGCGAGTTATACTTCCCAATTTGAAAATCATCTTCGTGCGATTTTGGGTTTGCCTTTGGGGAATACTGCTAGCAAAGTTGCCGGAATTATGGTAAATTTGGTCGGTGCTGAAGGATATAGTGGAAACGTTATCTATGAAAACATCGAAAAAATTATGGCAATTGACGGCGTGACACCTCACATTTACGGCAAAAAAGAAACACGTCCTTTCCGCAAAATGGGACATGTAACGATTGTCAATGAAGATATGAAGGAGGCGAGAAGAATTGCGGAAGAAGTAAAGAACAGTATCAAAGTAATCAGTAAAAAATTATTATAA